A single window of Colletes latitarsis isolate SP2378_abdomen chromosome 6, iyColLati1, whole genome shotgun sequence DNA harbors:
- the LOC143342817 gene encoding ATPase family AAA domain-containing protein 2-like, giving the protein MSGVKDFSCIGGLEKHIRVVKETVLFPLLYGDVYAKFNLKPPRGLLFYGPPGTGKTLVASALAAECSNSERKVSFISRKGSDCLSKWVGESEKKLQKIFSLAQQSKPCIIFFDEVDGLAPVRSSRQDFVHASIVSTLLALMDGLENNSEIIVIGATNRVDAIDPALRRSGRFDRELYFPLPCYNARKEILSVHIKSWKNKPPQKFLAYLASKTIGFCGSDLQALCAEAVMCCVRRNYPEIYTSKTKYQINERHLKIEKQDFVRAQQNIVPASHRVSIVPVKSLSFKIQSLLQDNLSHILAQLESLCPTGMLICDVITGKAASRSTSCPRILLCGDDDSHTRHLGPALLHTLEHLPCHVLDVTTLFEETGKAAEEAIIQKIKMARRSLPSLLYVPDILAWWELVDEAARVVFTSLMQGLDRSVYMLILATANCPRDDLPTDVACLFDDHQGEVFEVMPPEKQERESFFKQLFIPTESDIESNQSSQEIAVKRKISASGEGPSSKKTKNTSAGSLSASSTEKLTDPRSEELLQKIIAITEAWPCHDLETLYASLELTLERNGEDTCTAMEECLEHFMEFRRIKVHVKREEN; this is encoded by the exons ATGTCCGGCGTGAAGGATTTTTCTTGCATCGGAGGTCTGGAAAAGCATATCAGAGTTGTAAAGGAAACAGTCCTGTTCCCGCTTTTGTACGGTGACGTTTATGCGAAATTCAACTTGAAACCACCGAGGGGCTTGCTCTTTTACGGGCCTCCTG GTACAGGAAAGACTCTTGTAGCTAGCGCTTTGGCCGCAGAATGCAGCAATTCCGAACGTAAGGTTTCCTTCATATCCCGTAAGGGCTCTGATTGTCTTAGTAAATGGGTCGGGGAGAGTGAAAAGAAATTGCAGAAAATCTTTTCTCTG GCTCAACAATCGAAACCTTGCATCATCTTCTTCGACGAAGTCGACGGGTTAGCACCTGTAAGATCCAGTCGACAAGATTTTGTGCACGCCAGCATCGTCTCCACTCTGTTGGCTTTGATGGATGGCTTGGAGAACAATTCAGAAATCATAGTAATTGGAGCAACGAACAGAGTCGATGCTATAGATCCTGCCTTGAGAAGATCCGGTCGATTCGACAGGGAATTGTACTTTCCGCTACCGTGCTACAACGCGAGAAAGGAAATACTCTCG GTACACATAAAAAGTTGGAAAAACAAGCCGCCGCAGAAGTTTTTGGCTTACCTAGCGTCGAAAACGATCGGATTTTGCGGCAGCGATCTGCAAGCGCTTTGCGCCGAGGCAGTTATGTGCTGCGTTCGAAGGAACTATCCGGAAATATATACGTCCAAGACAAAATATCAGATCAACGAACGTCACCTTAAA ATCGAGAAACAAGATTTCGTGAGGGCTCAGCAGAATATCGTGCCAGCATCTCATCGTGTTTCAATTGTGCCTGTGAAGTCTTTGTCATTTAAGATTCAGTCTCTACTTCAAGATAATTTATCACATATACTGGCTCAACTCGAGAGTCTGTGTCCAACAGGAATGTTAATTTGTGACGTCAT AACTGGAAAGGCAGCGTCCAGGTCGACCAGCTGTCCGAGAATTTTATTGTGTGGTGACGATGATTCCCATACTCGTCACTTGGGACCGGCCTTGCTTCATACGTTGGAACATCTTCCTTGTCACGTATTGGACGTTACGACTTTGTTTGAAGAAACTGGTAAAGCAGCAGAAGAAGCTATCATTCAA AAAATAAAGATGGCTCGGAGAAGTTTACCATCGTTGCTCTACGTTCCTGATATTTTAGCTTGGTGGGAATTAGTGGATGAGGCGGCACGCGTTGTTTTTACATCTTTGATGCAGGGTTTAGACCGATCGGTATATATGTTAATTTTGGCCACAGCCAATTGTCCACGAGATGATCTACCAACAGAT GTCGCGTGCTTGTTCGACGATCATCAGGGCGAAGTGTTCGAAGTCATGCCTCCTGAAAAGCAGGAGCGTGAATCATTCTTCAAGCAGTTATTCATTCCCACAGAATCTGACATTGAATCGAATCAATCGTCACAAG aaatcgcggttaaaagaaaaattagtgCGTCTGGCGAGGGGCCATCGTCGAAAAAGACGAAGAACACGTCCGCGGGAAGTTTGTCCGCGTCCAGCACCGAAAAACTGACTGATCCTCGATCGGAAGAGCTGCTGCAGAAGATCATTGCGATCACGGAAGCATGGCCGTGCCACGATTTGGAAACCCTCTACGCTTCCCTCGAATTAACTTTGGAAAGGAATGGGGAAGATACATGTACGGCGATGGAAGAATGTCTCGAACATTTTATGGAATTTAGGAGAATCAAAGTGCACGTGAAGAGggaagaaaattga
- the LOC143342514 gene encoding uncharacterized protein LOC143342514: protein MAPHMQRVYHSTEEPNRCTLRTTKYGEDYFPRLHNVDISNITRKKDFLLCMGLQMKRSQCEYSTLDGNHAIERVNISDGVKLRDCSVVILGASCKICGKCFKCETDVNLHLIQRHRLYFETNAITANEIQCFNVEDEEHKIFSDPCELPTIAASKSPVIKLQDTTVLVLRIGKEEVCRLPLKRKYLRRINIDIGTQTEQHKELTSEFSNNEFTEKNVDEGVVPHIDFPVFDNSSCKCCTSSMHVVNSTNRYVTGNNAASKETQCEESTAQKRTSILNRLTKSCAITAMEGSAICDVLPHTLPSNSDIMCVYEQCNRAEQKDTKNMYCYKNSKPSTFSTRHTNSSTVFNDTCDSSVVAKSFRNPTFNSNKMDNDIKLLAARCCQRNINGNKKQKNAPPEKQSQLLEISKTVKVIMPPIIFPIIMPKNDISLINLTKYRRAESLQQLNKSVIVDEQNSDDEVQEVLRIVRGRDSNEEINHESPNRVEQEMLVRDAMKDIMRMEEEGCQLVEKEDVNPTKKRKRVVAKSDTKNDIAKDEAASKRHRAAVQPNFENNIVTNTTEERYLPTTMEPFTNMHKSNHNDKLCILDNAKENVIAYNKNINIPTEVLECYGIGHYSETSETKNNRESIQEPVGHFLVPCSYRMKNRSNRPTVIDLVNDTDE from the coding sequence ATGGCGCCACATATGCAAAGAGTGTACCATAGTACTGAGGAACCAAACAGATGCACGTTAAGGACGACTAAATATGGTGAAGACTATTTTCCACGATTGCACAATGTCGATATCTCGAATATAACCAGGAAAAAAGATTTCTTACTTTGCATGGGGCTTCAAATGAAAAGATCTCAGTGTGAATATAGCACGTTAGACGGTAACCATGCAATCGAAAGAGTTAATATTTCCGATGGGGTAAAGTTGCGTGATTGTAGTGTCGTTATCCTGGGAGCGTCGTGTAAAATATGTGGAAAGTGCTTCAAGTGCGAAACGGACGTAAACTTACATTTGATTCAGAGACATCGTTTATATTTCGAAACGAATGCTATTACCGCGAACGAAATTCAGTGTTTCAATGTTGAAGACGAAgaacataaaatattttctgATCCTTGTGAACTTCCGACTATCGCCGCTAGTAAGAGCCCCGTAATAAAGTTGCAAGATACAACAGTTTTGGTTCTCAGAATAGGAAAGGAAGAGGTGTGTCGATTGCCCTTGAAGCGCAAATATTTGAGGAGGATTAATATCGACATAGGTACGCAAACCGAACAGCACAAAGAACTGACTTCCGAATTTTCTAACAACGAATTCACGGAGAAAAATGTCGACGAAGGTGTCGTTCCTCATATCGATTTCCCTGTATTCGATAATAGTTCTTGTAAGTGTTGTACCTCGTCTATGCATGTAGTAAACAGCACGAATCGATATGTGACTGGTAACAATGCAGCAAGCAAGGAGACCCAGTGCGAGGAAAGTACAGCGCAAAAAAGAACTTCCATCTTGAACAGGCTGACAAAATCATGCGCAATCACGGCCATGGAGGGCAGCGCTATTTGTGACGTTTTACCACATACATTACCATCCAATTCGGACATAATGTGTGTATATGAACAATGCAATCGCGCTGAACAAAAAGATACCAAAAATATGTATTGCTATAAAAATAGTAAACCGAGTACATTTTCTACGCGACATACGAATAGTTCGACGGTATTTAATGACACGTGTGATAGTTCAGTGGTTGCGAAATCATTTCGGAACCCGACATTTAACTCAAATAAAATGGACAACGATATTAAATTATTGGCTGCGCGATGCTGTCAAAGGAACATTAACGGAAACAAGAAGCAAAAAAATGCTCCGCCAGAGAAACAATCGCAGCTACTGGAGATATCAAAGACGGTAAAAGTGATAATGCCCCCCATAATCTTTCCAATAATCATGCCAAAAAATGATATTTCGCTCATAAATCTAACGAAATACCGTCGCGCTGAGTCACTGCAACAACTAAACAAATCTGTTATTGTCGACGAACAAAATTCCGACGACGAAGTGCAAGAAGTTTTACGAATCGTTAGAGGGCGCGACTCCAACGAAGAAATTAATCATGAGTCACCGAATCGCGTCGAACAGGAAATGCTGGTGCGGGATGCGATGAAAGATATAATGAGAATGGAAGAGGAAGGCTGCCAATTGGTAGAAAAGGAGGATGTCAACCCAACGAAGAAAAGGAAACGAGTCGTTGCGAAATCTGACACCAAGAACGATATCGCGAAGGACGAGGCAGCGAGCAAACGACACAGAGCCGCAGTtcaacccaatttcgagaataaTATTGTTACAAACACAACGGAGGAGAGGTATCTGCCTACCACAATGGAACCATTCACAAATATGCACAAGTCGAATCACAATGATAAACTGTGCATATTGGACAACGCGAAGGAGAACGTAATAGCGTATAATAAGAACATTAATATTCCCACGGAGGTGTTAGAATGCTACGGTATTGGTCACTATAGCGAAACATCCGAGACAAAAAACAATAGGGAGTCGATACAGGAACCTGTTGGCCATTTTCTTGTCCCGTGTTCCTATAGAATGAAGAATAGGAGTAATAGACCGACCGTAATAGATCTAGTCAATGACACCGACGAATAG